In Afipia sp. GAS231, a single window of DNA contains:
- a CDS encoding exopolysaccharide transport family protein, which yields MRLAFWRAGKDKTVVQRVVSKPAPVAMPVAASETGDLDLHALGQALKRKRGWIIVPTVLAAILSITAVNMITPRYKSEARILVDGRENVFLRPNGERNDEQRGGLDAEAVTSQVQLLQSRDLAREIIRKNKLAERPEFDPVLQGFSPLKSVLALFGIGRDPFSMTPEERVLDAYYERFTAYAVDKSRVIVVEFQSRDPELAARVANSIAEGYLVLQQNARQEQAKSAGQWLSGEIENLRKKVADAESRVEDFRSKSSLFVGTNNTTLSNQQMGEINTQLNNARALKSDAESKARLIKDMLQSGKPIEASEVLNSELIRRLSEQRVTLRAQLAEQSSTLLDQHPRIKELKAQLADLDRQLREEAGKVSRSLENDSHIANGRVDGLIASLDQLKKQATSNNGQDVQLRALEREAKAQRDLLESYLAKYREATTRENIEAAPADGRIISRATVSNIPAYPKKLPIVLIATLATLLLTSGAIVTGELLRMTAPRASAAFAAWPAAIRAPSLVPASAAEDLEIPAAMPIAPRADAPRTDIAMASDEIERLADDLAGKAGSARKLTVLGTAPSEGITLTALTLARLMARQAKIAVVDLAGVTPTIAEASADPTAPGLAELMQGQASFAQIITKDRSSRVHLVSAGRPGFDRAQLQSPRLTLTIDALLRVYDHVLLDVGTGSDLPAELLTSQACAVVVPDPSMAPDARTAMCNQFRAVGFAEVKMLSEPFQFSDAIESGLHVAAA from the coding sequence ATGCGTTTAGCGTTCTGGCGTGCCGGCAAGGACAAGACAGTGGTGCAGCGGGTGGTCTCGAAGCCCGCACCTGTCGCCATGCCGGTCGCAGCCTCCGAAACCGGCGATCTCGACCTGCATGCGCTCGGTCAGGCGCTGAAGCGCAAGCGAGGCTGGATCATCGTCCCCACGGTGCTGGCGGCGATCCTGTCGATCACCGCCGTCAACATGATCACCCCCCGGTACAAATCCGAAGCCCGCATCCTGGTCGATGGGCGCGAGAACGTTTTCCTGCGGCCGAATGGCGAGCGCAACGATGAGCAACGCGGCGGCTTGGACGCCGAGGCCGTGACCAGCCAGGTCCAGTTGCTGCAGTCGCGCGATCTGGCCCGCGAGATCATCCGCAAGAACAAGCTTGCCGAACGCCCGGAATTCGATCCGGTGCTGCAGGGGTTTTCGCCGCTGAAATCGGTGCTGGCTTTGTTCGGCATCGGACGCGATCCGTTCTCGATGACGCCGGAAGAGCGCGTGCTCGACGCCTATTACGAACGCTTCACGGCCTACGCGGTCGACAAGTCCCGCGTCATCGTCGTCGAATTCCAGTCGCGCGATCCGGAGCTTGCGGCGCGTGTCGCCAACTCCATTGCTGAAGGTTATCTGGTGCTGCAGCAGAACGCGCGGCAGGAGCAGGCGAAGTCCGCCGGCCAATGGCTGTCGGGTGAAATCGAAAACCTGCGCAAGAAGGTGGCCGATGCCGAGTCGCGCGTCGAGGATTTTCGCTCGAAGTCGAGCCTGTTCGTCGGCACCAACAACACCACGCTGTCGAACCAGCAGATGGGCGAGATCAATACGCAGTTGAACAATGCCCGCGCGCTGAAGTCGGACGCGGAGTCCAAGGCGCGGCTGATCAAGGACATGCTGCAGAGCGGCAAGCCGATCGAGGCTTCCGAGGTGTTGAATTCCGAACTGATCCGCCGTCTGTCCGAGCAGCGGGTGACGCTGCGCGCGCAGCTCGCCGAACAGTCGTCGACGCTGCTCGACCAGCATCCGCGGATCAAGGAATTGAAGGCGCAGCTGGCCGATCTCGACCGGCAGTTGCGCGAGGAGGCCGGCAAGGTCTCCCGCTCGCTTGAAAATGACTCCCATATTGCCAACGGCAGGGTCGATGGCCTGATCGCCAGCCTCGATCAGTTGAAGAAGCAGGCCACCTCGAACAACGGCCAGGATGTCCAGCTCCGCGCGCTCGAGCGCGAAGCCAAGGCCCAGCGCGATCTTCTCGAATCCTATCTCGCCAAATATCGCGAGGCGACCACCCGCGAGAATATCGAGGCCGCACCCGCCGACGGCCGCATCATTTCCCGCGCGACCGTTTCCAACATTCCGGCCTATCCGAAGAAGCTGCCGATCGTGCTGATCGCGACGCTGGCGACCCTGCTGCTGACCAGTGGCGCGATCGTCACCGGCGAATTGCTGCGCATGACCGCGCCGCGGGCCTCCGCCGCGTTCGCAGCCTGGCCGGCGGCGATACGTGCGCCTTCGCTGGTTCCGGCTTCGGCTGCCGAAGACCTCGAGATACCCGCGGCGATGCCGATCGCTCCCCGTGCGGATGCTCCCCGCACGGATATCGCGATGGCAAGCGACGAAATCGAGCGGTTGGCCGACGATCTCGCCGGTAAGGCCGGGAGCGCGCGAAAACTGACCGTGCTCGGCACGGCGCCGAGCGAGGGCATCACGCTGACCGCACTGACGCTGGCGCGGTTGATGGCGCGGCAGGCGAAGATCGCCGTCGTCGATCTCGCCGGCGTAACGCCGACGATTGCCGAGGCATCGGCCGATCCGACTGCGCCTGGACTCGCGGAGTTGATGCAGGGCCAGGCATCGTTCGCGCAGATCATCACCAAGGACCGGTCCTCGCGGGTGCATCTGGTCAGCGCCGGGCGTCCGGGCTTCGACCGCGCGCAGCTTCAGTCGCCGCGGTTGACGCTAACCATCGATGCGCTGCTGCGGGTTTACGATCACGTGTTGCTGGACGTCGGCACCGGCTCCGATCTGCCGGCGGAACTGCTGACGTCGCAGGCCTGCGCGGTAGTGGTGCCCGATCCCTCGATGGCGCCGGATGCCCGCACCGCGATGTGCAATCAGTTCCGGGCGGTCGGCTTCGCTGAGGTAAAGATGCTGAGCGAGCCGTTTCAGTTCTCGGACGCTATCGAATCCGGTCTGCACGTGGCCGCGGCGTAA
- a CDS encoding polysaccharide deacetylase family protein, translating into MVSDIGILQRARMELAYFSGYARLKQRQTGGAGVILRFERVRPRRSQRFQPHRADEITPQFLDRTIRALKRWKFDLVPLDEVCRRAVTLSKPRRFACLTFDGGYKDVITAAYPVLAKHGAPFAIYLPTAFPDGLGERWWLALEELIARESRISLVIDRKERRFATHHTSEKHDAFEFLASWMRTLPPSDLSFAIHDLCKRYSVDLATLSRSASMDWDDLARLAADPLVTIGSATVNYPVLSNLGYADARREIAMGKAVAETAFRRDVRHFAYPFGDRESWRRQHLEMVQETGFASAVSAIPGVVEPKGYTNLHALPRVGWDGRQRSLRMMRVILSGIMFPPVAPTKDNLA; encoded by the coding sequence TTGGTGTCGGATATCGGGATTTTGCAGCGGGCCCGGATGGAGCTCGCATATTTCAGCGGCTACGCGCGATTGAAGCAGCGGCAGACCGGCGGCGCCGGTGTCATCCTGCGGTTCGAGCGCGTGCGTCCGCGGCGGTCGCAGCGGTTCCAGCCGCATCGGGCAGACGAAATTACGCCGCAATTCCTCGACCGGACGATCCGGGCGCTGAAGCGCTGGAAATTCGATCTGGTTCCGCTCGACGAAGTGTGCCGGCGGGCGGTCACGCTGTCGAAGCCGAGGCGGTTTGCTTGTCTCACGTTCGACGGCGGCTACAAGGACGTCATCACGGCGGCCTATCCGGTACTTGCCAAACACGGCGCCCCCTTCGCCATCTACCTGCCGACCGCATTTCCCGACGGGCTTGGCGAAAGGTGGTGGCTGGCGCTGGAAGAGCTGATCGCGCGCGAAAGCCGCATCAGCCTGGTGATCGACCGCAAGGAGCGGCGCTTCGCCACACACCACACTTCGGAAAAGCACGACGCGTTCGAATTTCTCGCAAGCTGGATGCGGACGCTGCCGCCGTCGGATCTTTCATTCGCCATCCACGACCTCTGCAAACGCTATTCGGTCGATCTCGCTACGCTGTCGCGCAGTGCATCGATGGACTGGGACGATCTGGCCAGGTTAGCTGCCGATCCGCTGGTGACGATCGGCAGCGCGACGGTGAATTACCCGGTGCTGTCGAACCTTGGCTATGCCGACGCAAGGCGGGAAATCGCGATGGGCAAGGCGGTCGCGGAGACCGCGTTTCGCCGCGATGTCAGGCATTTCGCCTATCCGTTCGGCGATCGCGAATCCTGGCGCCGGCAGCATCTGGAGATGGTGCAGGAGACAGGCTTTGCCAGCGCGGTATCGGCCATTCCCGGTGTCGTCGAGCCGAAGGGATACACCAACCTGCACGCGCTGCCACGGGTCGGCTGGGACGGACGACAGCGCTCGCTGCGCATGATGCGCGTCATCCTGTCCGGAATAATGTTTCCACCCGTCGCGCCGACCAAAGACAACCTGGCCTAG
- a CDS encoding GNAT family N-acetyltransferase, protein MTMAAAIDNGTADSSAWSKSGRIAHIDIVHDLASAETVWRGLENEQTSFTPYQRFDFVAAWQRQVGEREGLVPFIVIGYDAERRPLLLLPLALRHAYGARCASFMGGKHSTFNMALWDRDFAASATQTDLEGLISAIAQRAEADVFALHQQPLRWRDLPNPLALLPHQPSANDCPLLKMEPGAAPATLVSNSFRRRLKGKERKLQSLPGYRYHIASTEADVTRMLDWFFRVKPQRMAEQKLPNVFADPGIEDFIRKACTTQLPSGKHVIDIHALECDEEVIAIFAGVADGHRFSMMFNTYTMSANAKFSPGLILMRDIIDHYAGQDYRALDLGIGSDDYKRLFCKDDEPIFDSFIALSQRGKLAAGVMSGLNRTKRLVKHNPALLEMAQKLRNAFS, encoded by the coding sequence ATGACCATGGCTGCCGCGATTGACAACGGTACGGCGGATTCCAGTGCGTGGTCGAAGTCCGGCCGTATTGCTCACATCGATATCGTTCACGACCTCGCATCTGCCGAAACGGTCTGGCGCGGCCTCGAAAACGAGCAAACCTCCTTCACGCCCTATCAGCGCTTCGATTTCGTTGCCGCCTGGCAACGTCAGGTCGGCGAGCGCGAAGGCCTCGTTCCCTTCATCGTCATCGGCTACGACGCCGAACGCCGCCCGCTGCTGCTGCTGCCGCTCGCGCTCCGACACGCCTACGGCGCGCGCTGCGCCAGCTTCATGGGCGGCAAGCATTCGACCTTCAACATGGCGCTGTGGGACCGGGATTTCGCCGCGAGCGCGACGCAAACCGATCTCGAAGGCCTGATATCGGCGATCGCGCAGCGCGCCGAAGCGGACGTGTTTGCCTTGCATCAGCAGCCGCTGCGCTGGCGCGATCTGCCCAATCCGCTGGCGCTGTTGCCGCATCAGCCGTCGGCCAATGACTGTCCGTTGCTGAAGATGGAGCCGGGCGCGGCCCCCGCGACACTGGTCAGCAATTCCTTCCGGCGCCGCCTGAAAGGCAAGGAGCGCAAGCTGCAGTCCCTGCCCGGCTACCGCTACCATATCGCGTCAACCGAGGCCGACGTCACCCGGATGCTCGACTGGTTCTTCCGCGTCAAGCCGCAGCGGATGGCCGAACAGAAGCTGCCCAATGTGTTTGCCGATCCCGGCATCGAGGATTTCATCCGCAAGGCCTGCACCACACAGCTTCCGAGCGGCAAGCACGTCATCGACATCCACGCGCTCGAATGCGATGAGGAAGTGATCGCGATCTTCGCCGGCGTGGCCGACGGTCATCGCTTTTCGATGATGTTCAACACCTACACGATGTCAGCGAATGCCAAATTCAGCCCCGGCCTGATCCTGATGCGCGACATCATCGACCACTATGCCGGACAGGATTATCGCGCCCTGGATCTCGGGATCGGATCTGACGATTACAAGCGGCTGTTCTGCAAGGACGACGAACCGATCTTCGACAGCTTCATTGCGCTGAGCCAGCGCGGCAAGCTCGCCGCCGGCGTCATGTCGGGCCTCAACCGCACCAAGCGCCTGGTGAAGCACAATCCGGCACTGCTCGAGATGGCGCAAAAACTGCGCAACGCGTTCAGCTGA